tagtgttaaatattgaaaaaaaagtatttgatcaCCAGCATCGAAAATAAAGGAATAAAATCGTACGCgcgaaaaaaaatctgactcagataaaaaaaaacaaaaaaaactccccctttttttaagttaagtggttgctacttttttaaccatttttttaagTTGCAGTAGTTTGAATATACTAGAGATGTCTCGATAACGCATTAGAAAACGTTAGCTGTAACAGCGTGATTACAGCCGGAAAAAAGGATTgagatattagggatcactacatttttatcttttcttttcgTTTCAAActgtatttcttctccaaggagtattttgTAAAGGAATAGGGtaaccttttttatatttattttacgtgttatttaacggatctgagatactagacaaacatatcatttacctcacactttttttagtcataaaattgagaatggaaatggggaatgtgtcaaagagacaacaacccgaccaaataaaaaaacaacagcagaaggtcatcaacaggtcttcaatgtagcgagaaattcccgcacccggaggcgtccttcagctggaccctaaacaaatatatactagttcagtgataatgaacgccatactaatttccaaattgtacacaagaaactaaaatttaaataatacaagactaacaaaggtcagaggctcctgacttgggacaggcgcaaaaatgtggcggggtttaacatgtttgtgagatctcaaccctccccctatacctctaaccaatgtagaaaagtaaaagcataacaatacgcacattaaaattcagttcaagagaagtccgagtctgatgtcagaagatgcaaccaaagaaaataaacaaaatgacaataatacataaataacaacagactactagcagttaactgacatgccagctacagacttcaattaaactgactgaaagattatgatttcatcatatgaacatcaggcacaatccttctcgttaggggtttaatataataccatcataacatatatgagaagaacataacccgtgtcatgccaacaactgtttttagaataaatgtgtttagttccgacgcaaacaccttatcagtgactcaatattaacgccaaaatatgcaatctttaatgacttgacaacagtatcgtaattatatctcttcttaataagtctattcaaaggttttgtaagtttatgaggtgaatactgacacctttgtgctttataaagaatatttccataaaaaaatggatgtgaaatacctgaacgtataagaagtctgcatttATGCGTGAATCGTTTTTTTAGTAAAGACTAGTGGcgaatatttctgtgtacgtcaagtcgattcgggaagaccttttcaaatgaattaagcagcaactatttacttcattttttgtgGAGGGGGAGGGGGCGtgagctattgatttttttttcaggacaaattttggtgacaagtcgaaatcaattttagcactatatatagtggcagctgagggtgaaacaaacaaaaaaaatttcagggccaaaaactggaaacattttttgttacaaaacaaaattcaaagCTCACCACCCCCAACCccttgcctttatgttttatactcaactataatagccccccccccccgaaaatcaattggttgctgccttatgggttcggcaatgatgcAGCTTTGAATCTTGATTAGGGGTTAATAAAgtacgttaattttttttaacaaaaaaaagtctgtaaaatttagacaactaataattataaaaaatatcaattttactcaaaaatagtttCCTCCTTAAATATTTATACGATCaaactaatgtcctaaatgcctagttatgtgtacacttaacctacacaaggcctacattgactatcgactgtgtgtagacaaaacatgatatacactacatgtaaacattgcattttatcaatgggaacgcaattgtgttcagtttacgtgtgagttacactaacacaacaccgaatttAGTTCAATCTGAACACGGCCTAAGATTTATTGGCAGTATTGACCACAGCTTTTTATTAttaacacaaatttaaatatgtacacATATAGATTCAACGATATATATTGTTCAACTAGATAGATTCATAGATAACTagggccgtgttcacaccaaacgccgtgtagagtaaacatgtttacaattagtttagtgtagtgtacactggtttcacattacatttgttcacatctatacaccttgtttagctacctgtacataagatttgttcccacttgtaaactatatgtcatttaaatgttcattacgtagaactgaattcaaaatttttggacaatttttctAGCGGTAAGGAAACAATCATTTGATTTCAAAAGGGGGGTGAGGGGTgggaatggaaatattccgatccccaatttgataaaaaaaaaatatggtcatacagatgataaaaaaattattctgaatcaagagtttcaccatacattatagtgttaaatattgaaaaaaagtatttaatcaccagcatcgaaaaataggaataaaaacgtacgcgcgaaaaaagaatctgactcagataaaaaaaaaaaataaccctcccccttttttaagttaagtgggtgctactttatgaaagccatttttataatttgcagtaGTTTGAATATACTAGAGATGTCTCGAGTACCCATTAGAAAACGTtagctgcagcagcgtgcttacagccgaaaaaaggattgagatattagggatcactacatttttatcttttctgtttgtttcaaatagtgtttcttctccaaggagtactTGGTAAAAGAATAAGgaaacggttttttttttaatttattttaaatgttatttaacggatctgagatactagacaaacatacgatttacctcacacttttttagtcatgcatttatgcgtgaatcgttgtttgagtaaagaccagtggcgaatatttctgtgtacgtcaagtcgatgggttgaaacaaacaattttctttttcagggccaaaaactggaaacattttttgtttccaaaacaaaatccatagGTCACCACCCCCACCccttgcctttatgttttatactcaactataattgcccccccccccgaaaatcaattggttgctgtcttatgggttcggcaatgatgctgctttgagtcttgatcaggatttaataaaatacattaatttttgttaacaaaaaaaaatatgtaaaatttacacaacaatttctgtaaagaactttactaataattataaaaaaaatatcaattttactcaaaaatagtttcctccttaaatatatacacggtaaaactaatgtcctaaatgcctagttttgtgtacacttaacttacacaaggcctacattgactatcgactgtgtgtagacataagataaaacatgatttaaactacatgtaaacattgagtttccGCGGGAGTGTTAAGGcagattttattaatttttcccGGACTTTTGACAAAGCGGAGATAACTCCATCTCCcttattattattcatgacgtcatcaaatGAACCATGAGCGACGCTGGAATAAAATGGCTAAAGGCGTATATTCAGATGCCTTATTGTTGAAAAAAGTATTACAATATGATGTTAATCTGTCATAATTACTTATATTTaaccttttatttataaaaaaatatcaagtttATTAAATTTAGCTGTTTTTCTATCGCGGAATAAGCCCCGCCTTTTAATACTAAACAACCAATTAAAACGTCCTCGGTGTCAATCAGAAGCTTGTTCAACGATCATATCGAGCACCTGTTCTCGTCTTGTGAAGGAAGGAATGATGATAAAATGTGAAATAGATCgcaatttgtttgtttgtttgaaatgACAAGTCTCTGTTAGGACTCGAAAGGTTACACAGATTACGTAAGTGAAAATTCATGCTGAATTTAACCATATTCACGTTGATTTTGGTGTCGGAAAGCTAATTTTGCCTGAAAGTTTGGCCACATGTCGACTGAACCCACGTGTTTTTTCGGCTGCTCAAATTATATCCAGATATTAAAAGTATGGCGGACATTAACTGTCCCTTATACATGAAGATAGTTGCTTAAATAGTTAGAGAAGGCGATGTGTTCATTGATTTTGTCAGAATTGTTTGACCACATGTATCCAAACCTCATGTCTCGATCTGTCGTGCTGCTAGTTTTCTAAAAGTATGGCAGCTTGTATAGCTGCCCCATTTAATTTATACGATAAGTTCAATTTCCTGAAAAAAATTGAGGCGATGAACAGAAAATGATTATCTCAATATGAATAAAAGCAGATGGGTGAAGGGAGAGGCCACCTGATTTTATGGCCACAAAACCAAACATGTACACAATTGCACAGGTCTGTCAAGTCAGAAATGTGATGAACGGTGGGCTAtaatggttcaattttgtaaattgatagttggatggagacttgtcgcattggcactcataacacgcCCTGAATTATTTATATCCGTTCAGTCCTTTATTCATGATATAGTTGGTCCAAATGAGAACAACGTCTTTGAAAGGCTGTTACGATTTTTTCTATAAAAGACTTTCTATaaaaggcgtcaaagaaaaagaaatataacagcctttcaagacgtcataattaatTGAACTAGATATAGTTGTGCCCATTtcatttaggcagcaaccatttgattttctgggggggctatgaattttttttctgcgcaaacattttttttttgccttcggcgaagaacaatccatttttttagcgacaaaccgtaaacaatttttttctttcacttttagcattacatatagtggcagctgagggtcaaacaaacaagttttttttctcagggtccaaaataaatttttgttttcacaaaaaactggaaataaacttttttttccaaaaaaaaccatagcccccccccccccccccccagaaaatctaATTGTTGCTGCCTTAAAAATCAAGTCACTTTTGTGTGGTCCTCCAATTTGAATAATATTCAAGATGTCTTGCAaagctatttcatttttttttctgtgacgcctttgcctaattatatttgcattctatttatttcacttgactttGCAGCTTTTAGCCTGTTCGCTCACAAttaaccagtccatctatagtcCAAATAAATATGACGTATTATTTGGACTAGTCCAACTATAGATAGGTGTTTGAGGATAATCTCATCAATGAAGTGATCTctcattcttttttaaattccatTATGACACTGACTTGACTGATAGGGGATTAGAAATCGATTAATAATTAGAACAGGCACCGTAATCTTCCTTATCAGTGACCCGactcacacacatcttcaaatagactgtccttatgcaaattcaAACATAAACTCCATctgatcagttgaaataacattggtaatacaaaCCTTTAATTATTTATCTGTGATGCCTTCCTTTTGCGAGGACATGTTATTTTTTCCTACACATGTTCTTTGATTCAAATATGTCTTGCAATTTTTTTCTGTGCCATCTTCAACTTCAGGAaccgtcataattatttggacaagTGTTCCTATATAAAGCTTGCTGTAGAACCAGGGGAGGAGGGGTTGGCCCTATCTATTTACacaggtcccgaatttaaataaattagaaTTCTTGAATCCCCAAAAAGTCAATCCTGAAATTTATCCAGAGCTTAAAACACACAATCTCGGAGTCCTGGAAAACGCCCTATTTTCCCTCAATCATAGCTCTTTGTTACTTGCGTTATTACTTGGACCATCCGCTAAAGTAAAAAAGTAACATTAGGACCTATTAAACAGCTATGACTGTATGTGTGGCAATGGTTCCACAGCTACAGTACGGGTAgagacttatttttatggatgtcAATCAGTCTAGATGTGGGACTGGTTGGACAGTTGTCCCAGTGTAACAAACACCTGCTGTGCAATATCCTCCAGCTGACTGTCCATTGTTTAATAGAATTgatatttattcattataaagGATTGAAAATGTTCTAAAATAATCAtagaattaaacaaaaaacacagttaatcatgttaatctaGAGTCATAAGTCATTAATGTCTTTTAATTGTCTTGTTCTCTTTggccaaaaaaaaaccatgtctGTTTAAGGTTGCATTgcttactttaaaataaaatctggTAGGTAGGTcagtattttcattttattttattttttgtaacatGACGGAGTCTTGCAGTTTTGTCTTGTTGTGGTCCCAACTGATCATGGGCCGAGTTTACCTGTATTATATTgattggattatttccctttgtcATGGGTTGGAAGAAAATGGTGTCAAGTGTTTATTTCATCTCATTAGTCATGTTAGTCGTGAATCTCTGTAAAACCACTATCATATTCACAATTATAATTGGCATGCATCAGGCAACTCTCACTTTGACATTAGTTCAGTTTTTTTTCACATAACAGCAGAAATAGAATGACTTGCAATTGGTTGTCGCTCAAAAGTAGGGTTGGTCAGCATGGTCAGGTAACCGTTAACagacatattttattttggcCTTGTCATGTGTCTCACACTACCCATACAAGTGATAAGCTATTGTTAGCTACATGTACACATATATTCCTCAGGCCCTTTTAGACTTATTAGGAGGATTCTTGATAATACCAAAATTATGCAATactgtaagttcagaaattaatgcaagatttttattattgcgaaaaatgcgacagatgtaaatgcaataatttaaactcgcattttgaaatattttatatgaattaaacagaatttttctcaaaaatcgtaaaaataaaaatcgcatttaagtctaaaatgacaaaatcacaaatataaatgcgcgcaataatttctgaatttacagtaacatgcaatttatttttaatttttaatagatATTTCTCAATGATTGGAACTATTTGTCTATGCATGGCGTAAGAAATTTAAAGATAGCCGGGatacatttataaaaaagttAATGAATATATTCTTTTATCTCCAGTtgataaaatgtagttttttcaTTGACAAACATACTACATCTCATTACCCAGTCcatgttatttataaaaacaaacaaaatttacagttacaatatttattatccatatacatgatatacgaGATCATACAATGATAACTTATTGGAGCATGCCTGTAAATATGCTAGATTGTTGGAAAATACCCATATAGTGTTAATTACTTTGTTATCACATTGATGGCCTTTTATTATTTATGTGAACTTTTTTATTGTTGGTTTAAACCTTATTGAATGTTGCTTCCATAAACAAGCAAAATATTTGACATAAAACCAGTATATTTTccttttcattattttgtagGGATAATATAATATTGCAAAAAAGTGAAACCCTCATGTGTTATAATCATAACATAATATTACGTAAAGACATGATAGATAAAATGAACCAATCCAAACATGAAAGATGGAGATGTGTAAACTAACAGATATTCTCAAATAATCATGACATTTGGAAATGTTCATAGCTTGAGCATGTTGTAAAAAAATGCaacaatttatcatttaaaaacatacacaaaaaatgtaaacatactAAATTAATCCTTAAACACTAGTGTATTCTATTGTgaacaacaataaatatttttgttttctttcttcaaaaTTAAGTATGTTACTAGTGTATactaaagttttaaatatatgttaGTCCTATTTCTCCAGTGTGTGAATTCAAGTATTCATTAATTAACTGCATTATGTTAAACACCACTTTTCTTACTAAGCTTAATCTTGAGAACAGCTTTTAATTCAACTTACCAAAACGGGAAGCTACATAAGCATGTACTCAACTTTTATACATTTACTAAATTGTATAATtgctttttttcagttttttttatattacattctTATGTTAATTCAGTAGTTTTGGTGAGGTGCCTTTGAAAATTGGTACTTGCTGCCTTTTTTAATTCTGCTATTAAATTAGAAAACCATATTTATAATACACTCAATCTTAATCAATCAGGAGAAATcccataaaattttaaacaaaagatAAAGTTAATATTAATGCAGATTTTAATCTTTTCTCAATCTGCATTTGTAAACCAAATGTCTTTTCATTGCTGGACCTAATTAACTCAAATataacaataatcatgataatagtatgtacatgtataaaacagAAGAAGTTAgttttaatgtttctgttataaacTCAAAATCTTAAGTGTTCTGTACTGATGTTCCAGTTGTTCAAAAGTAattctgtttgtttttgtaggTGCTGTACTGCAGTTGCCTGATTGCGTTTCATCTGGGTATGCTTTGCAAGAACTTTGAATCCAATGATAGCTTTTGCTTTGTCATAGCTGTCTCTGAACGACTTTTCCCATGAATGTTGATTAGTAAGCCTtctgtattttttaaaagattccACTTCTGGATTTTCTGTACCCAACAACAGCTCCACCAGATCAGTTGAGCTCATTTTCACTGAAATAGAAATGTAAGTATGCATAAGTACATGTATCACATGATTTATATTCCAGAGAGGACCCTGCTGAACTTGTGGTCTAAGAAGTAAATCTAAATTCTCTAATTTTCATGCGTTTTTCACATTTCATGGTGTgagcaaaatatttttaatctagTGAAAATTTGTTCTCAGCAAATCATGGCATACtaaaactccaaattgtacacaacaAACTAAAAGTtgaaatagtacaagactaacaaaggctagaggctcccgacttgggactgGCGTAAAGAAGttgcggtgttaaacatgtttgtgagatctattactttgaattttgataaaatccCCTTTATGCAGTAAACAGAGGTCATTTTCAATTAACACATTTTTATTTGGCAAGATGAAAACTGCACTACTATACCTTGGTCAGTACTTTTAGCTTTATTTGTTTGTACTCTTCTCAATTCAATTGGTTCATTTTTATCCACTTCTTTTTCATCCACTTCATTTTCATCCGTAAGAATTTGATTtgctgagagaaaaaaaaaatgcatgattataagaaaaaaatctcACATAATGTACAATTGACTGGACAACATGAAAGCATAATCATTCAATTGCGTTTcagttacacatgttacattaaTATTACAACTTACCATTTTTTCACGGAGtaaaaccctttttttttttgcttaaaaggaatacttaattttattttaaatttatataattatttaataagatttttatttgtttgttactattttactcttttattttctattcagTATTTTTCATTTCTAAAGGCATGTGACAGGAAACACCTTTTTCGTCCACACACTGATTATGACACAATTGAATGGTTCAGTAGACTGAAAGTGTGAATAAAAAATCAATCATATTTTTAAGGATATAGATATTGTTAAcacaaatatagaaaataaaatacataccCAAGTTACTTTTCTCTTCAAAAAGTAATTGTCTTCTTGCACTTAAACATAATGGTTTTGCCATTTTCCGTTTATTTAAACTTctctttgaacatgttgaatgtttTTTCATTTGAGAAACTCCTAAAAAAGAAGGATTAGggtttatattgtatattaaaGTACTTTAAAGTTCAAATCTGAATGACCTAAAACATCAATATGTTCTGTATGTAGAAATAATGTTTTTCATGGAATTTTTATCTGTCCTCTGTATATGCTTTCACTGAATTCCAACATGTTTTACATAattcctaaataaaaaaaattcaggcCGCCCCCACACAACAATAATATATAGTAAAAACAATATGATTATATACTGTATCAGTAgtattttctttctttgtttgaGTTAAAAAGGGTATTTAAAAGGCTTGGTAGCTGCTAGATGTTATTAATGAtgagtatacatgtatacatgtagatacCTTTAATGTAGGAGTTGTATAAAAGTTTGGCTTTGGCATCTTCCAACTGCTTGTAtcctgtaaaataaaacatttaaatgttaaaaagatCAGATATAATTGACCACTAATTCGAGGTCGAATCTTTAAATATTCTCGCAGTAATTTTAGCGGACAAATTCCAACATCTGATTGTCGGGCCACAAAAATTGAAGTCCCTCGATGTAGCTGGTCTGTTTTTGAAGACGccaagtatatttttatattatgattaGATTTCCAATTTTAATGGCATGATTAGACCCTTCCCTGCCACATGCAGTTGTCATTTCACAAACTCGCAGAAATGCAAAAAAATCCCATTGAAAAAGCACTAGAAAATAAGACAGCTTCATATCTGGAGCTACAAAATTCGGGcaaaatctttttaatattttttaacagatcTATAGTAATAGGTTATCTACTGTCAGGTCTCTTTAACTTTGATCTTGCCATTCCATCAATCATTTTCCTTACAACAAATAATTGAGACATATCTTCGTAATTATTAATCTTATTATAAAAACTGATAGCTGAAATATAACATTTCACCGTAGATGGAGCCATGTCCAAGCaagacatagatataggaagatgtggtgtgagtgccaatgagacaactctccatccaaataacaatttaaaaattaaaccattataggttaaagtacggccttcatcacggagccttggctcacaccgaacaacaagctaaaaatggccccaaaattactagtgtaaaaccattcaaacgggaaaaccaacggtctaatctatataaacaa
Above is a window of Mytilus galloprovincialis chromosome 7, xbMytGall1.hap1.1, whole genome shotgun sequence DNA encoding:
- the LOC143082357 gene encoding uncharacterized protein LOC143082357, with amino-acid sequence MATKTSNRPQPTVDNTQFVSQTGYKQLEDAKAKLLYNSYIKGVSQMKKHSTCSKRSLNKRKMAKPLCLSARRQLLFEEKSNLANQILTDENEVDEKEVDKNEPIELRRVQTNKAKSTDQVKMSSTDLVELLLGTENPEVESFKKYRRLTNQHSWEKSFRDSYDKAKAIIGFKVLAKHTQMKRNQATAVQHLQKQTELLLNNWNISTEHLRF